A portion of the Halopelagius inordinatus genome contains these proteins:
- a CDS encoding competence/damage-inducible protein A: MDVAVLTVGNELLAGDIENTNATWLARELTSRGVEVSRLLVVPDEESVIAETVREWAAAFDAVVVTGGLGGTVDDVTMEGVAAGLGRELAVEPIAEADVEQTIDRILEENPDIDFELKPEWYASMPEGATPITNPEGLAPGCVAENVYVLPGIPEEMTAVFANVADDFGGDVATRTLYTPEPEGAAASPLASVGERFGVRVGCYPSRGDGETRIKITANDRSTLSEAVSWLVANAGIELREESE; encoded by the coding sequence ATGGACGTTGCGGTGCTCACCGTCGGTAACGAACTCCTCGCGGGAGACATAGAGAACACGAACGCGACGTGGTTGGCCCGCGAACTGACGAGTCGGGGCGTGGAAGTGAGCCGACTCCTCGTCGTCCCCGACGAGGAGTCGGTCATCGCCGAGACGGTTCGAGAGTGGGCGGCGGCGTTCGACGCCGTCGTCGTTACCGGCGGACTCGGCGGCACGGTAGACGACGTGACGATGGAGGGCGTCGCCGCGGGGTTGGGCCGGGAACTCGCGGTCGAACCCATCGCGGAGGCGGACGTCGAACAGACGATAGACCGCATCCTCGAAGAGAACCCCGACATCGACTTCGAGTTGAAGCCCGAGTGGTACGCGTCGATGCCCGAGGGCGCGACGCCGATAACGAACCCGGAGGGCCTCGCGCCGGGATGCGTCGCGGAGAACGTCTACGTCCTCCCGGGAATCCCCGAGGAGATGACGGCCGTCTTCGCGAACGTCGCCGACGACTTCGGCGGCGACGTGGCGACGCGGACGCTCTACACCCCGGAACCGGAGGGGGCGGCCGCGAGCCCCCTCGCGTCGGTCGGAGAGCGATTCGGCGTGCGCGTCGGCTGTTACCCGAGTCGGGGCGACGGCGAGACGCGCATCAAAATCACCGCGAACGACCGCTCGACGCTCTCGGAAGCGGTGTCGTGGCTGGTGGCCAACGCGGGAATCGAACTCCGAGAGGAGTCCGAATAG
- a CDS encoding DUF4112 domain-containing protein, whose amino-acid sequence MVDTPTRDFSSEFDIEFDGELPETVDRAAIHRMRTVARLFDDAIRVPGTDFRIGIDPILGALPVAGDVVSAGFSLYIVLESARLGVSFRTLLKMIANIAIDTTVGSVPVLGTIFDSFWKANEWNMKMALEDLAEEAGDTEDAEAIEIDID is encoded by the coding sequence ATGGTGGATACCCCGACGCGCGACTTCAGTTCCGAGTTCGACATCGAGTTCGACGGCGAACTTCCGGAGACGGTGGATAGGGCGGCTATCCATCGGATGCGAACCGTCGCTCGACTGTTCGACGACGCCATCCGCGTTCCGGGCACCGACTTCCGCATCGGTATCGACCCCATCCTCGGTGCACTCCCCGTCGCCGGTGACGTGGTCAGCGCGGGCTTTTCGCTGTACATCGTCCTCGAGTCCGCTCGATTGGGCGTCTCCTTCAGGACGCTTCTGAAGATGATAGCGAACATCGCTATCGACACCACCGTCGGGTCGGTTCCGGTTCTCGGGACTATCTTCGACTCCTTTTGGAAAGCCAACGAGTGGAACATGAAGATGGCTCTCGAGGACCTCGCGGAGGAAGCGGGCGACACCGAAGACGCGGAAGCGATAGAGATCGATATCGACTGA